One stretch of Pseudomonas azotoformans DNA includes these proteins:
- a CDS encoding ShlB/FhaC/HecB family hemolysin secretion/activation protein — translation MPAVFRPALLGVALFSGPLLAAPPVSPGDRELARERQQQVLEEQRRRLEDLQGLPGQIAVPTAPAPLDDGQCITVTRINIEGATLLPEGQREALLQPWQGRCLGGPQLNAVLKSLTDHYLHRGYVTTRAYLPQQDLKHGELNIIVVEGRLEGLDSSSLASPLESAMTFPGTVGEVLDLRELEQWVDQLSRLPSRQPQLEVLPGQAVGGSRVTLKGERREPWRVSANRNNHGDASTGRQQAGIGLDWDSPLGLADQLNLRASRDTVSDRWRHSHSQNLFYSLPYGWWTFNVSHSQSFYRTRNDLSGFAFALSGETSSQQLRAERVLHRDNLGKTAFSFGLSHLRTRNYLEDALLRTSSHRITERQLGFNHGRRIGNAFLNLDAGWQQGIGALDAQRDLSTQRGAPTSRYQKYTLTLSYLQAFRWLGQHWSVDSLATGQYAEDELYGPQRLSVGGLGAVRGFQQQNLSGNSGGYWRSQVRWRQPVAWEALRPWVHEVGVGFGYDVGVIRRGPHNPDVAGRLTGHAWELSARGSHLAASLVLARSLERPAIVERREHPIYARIDLFF, via the coding sequence ATGCCAGCTGTTTTTCGACCTGCGCTGCTGGGGGTGGCGCTGTTTTCAGGTCCGCTTCTTGCCGCGCCGCCCGTGTCGCCCGGCGACCGCGAACTGGCCCGTGAGCGTCAGCAGCAAGTGTTGGAAGAGCAGCGTCGTCGCCTTGAAGACCTGCAGGGCCTGCCCGGCCAAATCGCTGTGCCAACGGCCCCCGCGCCGCTGGACGATGGTCAGTGCATCACCGTCACGCGTATCAACATTGAAGGCGCGACATTGCTGCCCGAAGGCCAGCGAGAGGCGCTGCTGCAACCCTGGCAGGGGCGTTGCCTGGGGGGGCCGCAACTCAACGCCGTGCTCAAAAGCCTCACCGACCACTACCTGCATCGCGGCTATGTCACCACCCGTGCCTACCTGCCACAGCAGGACCTGAAACATGGCGAGCTGAACATCATCGTGGTCGAAGGGCGCCTTGAAGGGCTCGACAGCTCATCGCTGGCCAGCCCGCTGGAGTCCGCCATGACCTTTCCCGGCACCGTAGGGGAGGTGCTCGACCTGCGCGAGCTGGAGCAATGGGTGGATCAGCTGTCGCGCTTGCCCTCGCGCCAGCCGCAACTTGAGGTGTTGCCGGGGCAGGCGGTGGGTGGCAGCCGCGTGACGCTTAAAGGTGAGCGTCGCGAACCCTGGCGTGTCTCGGCCAACCGCAATAACCATGGCGATGCCAGCACCGGTCGCCAGCAGGCCGGTATCGGCCTGGATTGGGACAGCCCCCTGGGCCTGGCGGATCAATTGAACCTGCGGGCCAGCCGCGACACCGTCAGCGACCGCTGGCGCCATTCCCACAGCCAGAACCTGTTCTACAGCCTGCCGTATGGTTGGTGGACGTTCAATGTCAGCCACAGCCAAAGCTTCTATCGCACGCGCAACGACCTTTCCGGGTTTGCCTTCGCGCTGTCAGGCGAGACCTCCAGCCAGCAGTTGCGCGCCGAGCGCGTGCTGCACCGCGATAACCTGGGCAAGACGGCGTTCAGCTTTGGCCTGAGCCACCTGCGGACCCGCAACTACCTGGAAGACGCGTTGCTGCGCACCTCCAGCCATCGCATCACGGAGCGTCAACTGGGCTTCAACCATGGCCGCCGCATCGGCAACGCCTTTCTCAACCTCGATGCCGGCTGGCAACAGGGCATCGGCGCCCTGGACGCCCAGCGCGATCTCTCTACACAGCGCGGCGCGCCGACCTCGCGCTATCAGAAATACACCCTGACCCTCAGCTATTTGCAGGCCTTTCGCTGGCTGGGCCAGCACTGGAGTGTCGACAGCCTGGCCACCGGCCAGTACGCCGAAGACGAACTCTATGGGCCACAACGCCTGAGCGTCGGCGGCCTCGGTGCGGTGCGCGGGTTCCAGCAACAGAACCTGTCGGGCAATAGCGGCGGCTACTGGCGCAGCCAGGTGCGCTGGCGCCAACCGGTGGCCTGGGAGGCGCTGCGGCCCTGGGTGCACGAAGTGGGCGTGGGCTTTGGCTACGACGTCGGTGTGATCCGCCGTGGCCCGCACAACCCTGACGTCGCCGGGCGCCTTACCGGCCATGCCTGGGAACTCAGCGCACGCGGTTCTCACCTTGCGGCTTCGCTGGTGCTTGCCCGCTCCCTGGAGCGCCCGGCCATCGTTGAGCGCCGCGAACACCCGATCTACG